Genomic DNA from Thermosipho ferrireducens:
CACCTTCCCCAAGCATTTTTTCCAGAAACGGGTTAAAATAATATTTTCCTTTGAGAAAAACACCATCAAGCCCTTTTCCGCCGTGAAGCTCTCTCTTTATATTTGCAAAAACCCCATGTTCTAAAGCTTTAAATAATCCTTCTTCGGCCATTTTTTCAAGTAGTTCTATTGCTTCATTTAAAACCTGTTGAGCTCTCTTTTGAATTACTCCGCCAGGTTTAAAGATTATTTCATCACCAATATTACGCATGTTGTTGAAAATGTATTTTGCCGTTTCTATAGCTAAGTATCTATCAGACATAAAAGGAGTATGAATAGCTTCTGTAAGCATTCCGAGGAGTTGAATGCCCTGATTTGTCCATATGGATATTACGTTGAACATAGCGTCCTGGACCAGTCCTTTGAAAATGTTGCCAGTCATGTACTTTGTTGGCGGCATGTATTTTAAAGGTGCTTTTGGGAAAATTTCTCTTGCCATTTGTGCTTGAGCAAGTTCATATAGGAAACCATTCTCTATGTCTGGATCCATTTCAAAAGCGTGTCCAAGTCCCATTTGTTCTTCCGGGATGCCAGCCATAAGAGCTAATTGTTCATTTATCAGTTGTGAGGCAAGAACTGTATGAGCTTCTTTATAAGCATCAGCTGTAGTTAAGTAGTTATCTTCTCCGGTGTTTATAATTATGCCAGCAAAACCATTTATTACTCGAGAGAAAAATTGATCTATCATTGTTCTCTGCATATTTATGTCTCTAAAAAGTATACCGTACAGGGCGTCATTAAGCATAACATCAAGTCTTTCCATGGCACCCATGGCTGCAATTTCTGGCATACATAGCCCGGAAGCGTAGTTCACCTGTCTTATGTATCTTCCAACTTCATAAGAAACCTCATCTAAAGCTTTTCGCATTATTTTAAAATTTTCCTGGGTAGCGTATGTTCCACCAAAACCTTCCGTTGTTGGACCATAAGGCACATAATCAAGTAAACTTTGGGCGGTTGAACGAATGACAGCAATAATATCTGCACCCTGACGTGCAGCGGCTTTAGCCTGAACAACGTCTTCGTATATATTACCGGTAGCTACTATAACATAAAGATATGGTTGAGAACCTTCGCCTATTTCTTTAAGCATTTCTGCCCTTTTTTGTTTATTTTTTAGAATACGATTTATCATGGTATTAACGAAAGGTTCAAGTGTTTCTCTTATTTTGTCAGGCGAATTAAGTTTTAATTTTACAATGTTCAATTTCTTTTCAGCGATTTTTTCAGCTATTTCTTGAGGGGTCAGATTTGTTTCTATTATTGCATTTCCTATGTAAAATGCACTTCCGTTTTCAAGAGCTCCTTCTTCTTTAATATGATCTACAACAATGTTGGGTAAGGGTATTCCTTCTTCATTTACTCCGTCTATTCCCAGAAATCTACAGATAGTTCTTTCAATTGAAACTGTTGATCTTGGAATAACAAATTCGTTCACGCCGACTGCAATTTTTCTGGCAAGTTCTTTGGCACGTTTTACTTTTTCGAAATCAAGCCCTAATTTACTTTTCATATCTTAATACCTCCTCAGCTTCTTTTATTATGTCCTTATCTATTCCTAATATTCTGGCAATTTTAATGGCTTCTTTTGGAATATTTTCATTATTGTTTACTTCTTCTATGCTGTAATCAAAATACTTTTGTATGGTTTTTAAAGTAATTTTTTTGTTTAACTCTTTTAATCCTTTTACTCTTAAATGTCTTACATTTTCTGGAATAGCGCCATCGAAATGTGTAGTAATTACTGTACACGAATTGTTTTTAGAAAACAGATTTAGAAGGGCACTCACTATTGCTTTTCCCTCTGTTGGATTGGTAGTTCTTGCAGGTTCATCGAGTAATACCAACATTACTTTACCTTTTTTTAGTTTTTTATAAATTGAGTTGATTATTATCATTTCAGAAGCATAAGACGATAATCCTGAGGAAATGGACTGGAAGTCACCTGAAAGCAACGTTATTTCGTCGTATAAAGGTAGTATAGCTTTTTGTGCAGGTACGAAAAAGCCCATTTGGAATAAAAGTTGACACAACGCTATTGTTTTTAGTAAAACAGTTTTTCCACCCATGTTTGCACCTGTTATTGCCTGTACTCCTGGCTTCAATGTTATATTTATAGGTTGAAACTTCAGATTTAATTTTTTAAGATTTTCTGAGATTTCAGGATTAAATAACTTTTCCAGATAAATACTGTTATCTTTTGAAAATTCAGGCTTTGTAAGATTTAATTTTTTTGTAAGAAATGATTTTGCAATCGTTAAATCCAGAAAAATTACTAAATTGTAGGATTTTAAGAGATTAATGGCGTATTTTTCAAGCTCGGCGGACAATTTGTGACATATTTGACTTTCTAATTCTTTTTCACGTTGAAGTATTTCGGTAAGTTCCTTTTCATCATTGGTAATATCTTTCTTCTTTCTAATTTCTAAAAGTTCTTTAGAGTATGCGCTGTAAATATAAAAGGTTGGGATTCTAAGTCCTTCTGGATCCAATATTTCGATTACTTTTTCAAGATCAGGGAATGGAAAGGTACGATATAGCTTTGCTCTACGTAGAGTGATAGTGATTTCTTGAATATAAATAGAAAATACCTTTATTTCAAACAATTCAATTTCGTCTAATATATTTTTATTTATTAAACGTTCTATAGTGGTATGTATATCTGGAAGATGTGATAGAGACAATTTTATATTCTGGATGTATTTTTCTTCTGCATCCAATACTTTTGAAATAGCATTGAGGTGCTTTTGAATTTTTTTTTGGGATTTGATAACACTCTTAAACTTTTTACTTCTTATGTATCTCTGCGTAATCGGCGAGGATATGTCTAAATTTTTGATTATAAAATCGATGCCTGCACTTTCAAAAATGTCTAATTTTGACATTCTGGATCAACCTTTCTAACGTTGATTATAGGAATAGACGTTTTTTCTTTTAGTTTTGAGATAACATAATTATCGTCAATTTTATAGCCATATGGAGATACGGGATTTATAGTTATCATTACCACATTTGGTTTTTTAAGTACTTTTATTGTTTTGCCATGTGATTCAAAATTTAAAATTTTCTCTCTTGAGCAAAAAATTCTGGTAAAATCTTCAATGACAACTTCTTTGACATTTTTTGTTTTCATTAGTTTAGTAATAAAATTGTTGGTTAAAATTCCTGAAACATATATTATTTTAAAGTTTTCAATTAAAGATGTTGGTTCAAAACGCAAAGCACTTTCTGCCAGTTTTATAGTTTTTTCTCCTAACCCCCACACTCCTTCTGAAAGATCTTTTAAAAGGTTAAAATGTTCTGTAACAGGCAACGACATTAGATGAAGCAGGTGCAGAGTCTTTTTTATGATTTCATCTTCATTAAGACTAAGCGAAGCCCCTGTTGCCAGAACAACTGCCTCGCTTATAAGTGGTGAAGCCGAAGTTAATCTTGAAAGAGCGCCATCTATGAGTATTTTTTCGCATTTAAAAGAAAATAAGGTGTTTACAATTTCATTTAGCCAGTTTTTTGTCGTTGGACCTGCGAGTATTATCTTGCCTTTTTCCAGCGCCTTAGCTACAACTATTCTTCCAGTTGCAGTTGTTCTTGAAGTAACATGAAAAATTTCTGAAAGAAAACTTTTTTGTCTATAAAATTTTTCAGTAGTCGCGAAAAATATATTTTTTTGAATATAAATATTTGGCTTAGGAGTATATGTAACTTGGTCTTTTTCTTCGCCGTCTATTCCAATTGATGTTATTCCTAACTTTATTCCTTTACATGATAAATATTTTAATAAAAAATTGAATGTTTCAGTTTTTCCTGTATTTTTTGCCAGCCCGACTATCGAGATAACGTTATGTTTCAGTATACTTGCCAGCATTTTTCACCATGTACTTTTTAAAGATTTTTTAGAGATAATAATGCTTCACCGTCTATAGCTATTTCTCCATTTTCTTTAAGTACAGTTGTTTTAAGAAGTGCTCTTTTTTTATTGTCATCTTTTTTGATAACTTCTAATTTAATTTTTATAGTTTCTCCAACAAAAACAGGTTTTAAAAATTTTGCACTTTGGGACATGTAAATGGTACCTGGACCTGGAAACTCCATGCCAAGAACAGAGGAAAGAAAACCTAATACCAACATTCCATGGGATATTCGTTTACCAAAGGTTGTTTTTTTGGCGTATTCTTCATCGATGTGTAGAGGATTTTTATCACCTGTTAATTCTGCGAAAGTTATTACATCATCAGAGGTTATCTTTCTGGTTGTTTCGTAAGTTTGGCCAATTTTTAAATCGTCATATTTCATCTTCTCACTCCTTTTTTTCTCTCCATTTTTTGATTCTCTCGCGTCTTGCAAGCTGGGCAGGCTCTATGGTTATGCTTTTTCCTTCGTACAAAGCAGCGATTCCTGTGAGCTTGTATTTCTCTCTATACTTGCTATCATCAACATCACTTTCAGTATCGTCAGGTTCGTGATAGGCAACTATAACACCTTCATAGTTTCTTAAAATCACGGTTTTATCAGAATAAGATACCATATATTCTGGCATTAACCTTATTTTCCCACCACCTCCAGGTGCATCCACAACAAAAGTTGGCACGCAGAAACCTGAAGTATGCCCTATTAAGCTTTCTATTATTCGTAATCCTTTTCCAATAGAAGTTCTAAAATGGGCGATTCCCTGGGATAGATCACATTGATATAGATAATAAGGCCTTACACGAATTTTCACAAGTTTATGGACAAGTTCCAGCATTATATAGGGGCTGTCATTGACTCCCCTAAGCAGGACACTTTGATTTCCAAGAGGAATTCCGGCATCAGCCAGCATTTCACATGCTTTACTGCTTTCCGGTGTAATTTCTTCTGGATGGTTAAAATGAGTGTTTATCCAGATTGGGTGGTATTTTTTTAGCATGTTTACTAATTCTTCAGTTATAATTTGCGGTAACACTACCGGGGCTCTTGTACCAATTCTTATGATTTCAACATGCGGAATATTTCTCAATTCTTTCAATATGTATTCCAGCATATCTTTTCCAACAAGTAAAGCGTCTCCTCCAGAAAGGAGCACGTCACGAACTTCTGGGGTTTCTTTTATATATTCTATGGCATCATCTATTTCTTTTTTACTGCGACTTTTATCATGTTGACCTGCAAATCTCCGTCTGGTGCAATGCCTGCAGTACATTGAACACATATCAGTAATCAAGAAAAGAACTCTATCCGGGTACCTGTGTGTCAAACCTGGTACAGGAGAGTCTTCATCTTCGTGAAGTGGGTCTACCATATCCCATGCAGAAACTTCCAGTTCTTTTACAGTTGGAACAGCCTGGCGTCTTATTGGACATTTTGGATTATCAGGGTCCATTAAAGAGGCGTAATACGGGGTAATAGCCATTCTCAGTGTTTTTAAACTATGCCTTATTCCGTTTTCTTCTTCAGGTGTTAAATTAATGACCTGTTTTAACGTATCAACATCCATTATTCTGTTTCGCAGTTGCCATCTCCAATCGTTCCATTCCTCGTCAGTTACGTTTTTCCATAATGGAATATCCTTAAAATGTCTCATGTTATTTCCTCCTTAACAATATTTTTCCTCGAATAATTTTCGGATTTTTTGTGATTCTCTTAAAATATTTAGACTGAGTTCTGCATGACCTTTTGTATAACCGTTTCCTATGATCATCATTACATCCTTTCCTATGCCTTCAGCTCCAAGTGCTGCGCGGGTAAAAGAAGTAGCCATGCTGAAAAAGTATATTATCCCTTCATCTTTAGTTATTAATATTGAAGCCATTTCTGTTCCCGGCACATTTACGTTATTTATGGTGACGTCACACAAAGATCCATTTGTTATGTCGTTTATTTTCTGATAAATTTCCATGGGTTTAGTTGCATCTGCAACGATTACTTCATGAGCAAGTTCTAATTCTTTGATTTTTTTAGCATTTTCCTCTGAATATTCTATAACTATAACTTTTCCATCTTTCCCAACGTTTTTCATTGCCTGATAAGCGCATAATACTCCTGATTTTCCGCCTCCACCAATTATTGAAACTGTCATTCCGGGTTTTACAAGTTTGTTTACCTGTGCTGGAGCACCAGCTACATCTAAGACGGCTAGTGCTAATTTTTCGGGAATATCATCAGGTAACTTTGCGTATATGCCTGTTTCAAAGAGAATAGCCTTTCCCTCGATATCAACCTGGTCAGTACCCAGATTGATGTTTTTTATCCTTTCTATTTTCAACGGTGTAAGTGAAAGTGAAACAAGAGTTGCAATTTTATCACCGACGTTTAAGTTTTTGTCCTGTATATCTTTTCCTATTTCCGCTACAATGCCTATTAACATTCCGCCACTTCCTGTAACCGGATTTTGCAATTTTCCTCTTTCTTTAACAATAGAGAAAATAGTTTGTTCAATACATTTAATGTCGTCATTACACGAATCCCTTATTTGTGTAAAACTGGCGGAATCAACGTTCAAAGTTAACACATCTATTAATATTTCGTTTGAAAAGATTTCCATAGAATTATCTATTTTGTAAGCAGATTGTGGCAGGGAACCTTTCGGTTCAATTACACGATGAGTTCCGTATGGACATCCCTTTTCAATTTTTTGCAATTTTATCACCTCTTTATATTTAGAATTTTTCTTGCTTCATCAGGAGTTGCTATTTCACGTCCTAACTCTTTTGCAATTCTTACTATCCTCTCGACAAGTTGAGCGTTTGAGCTGGCAAGTTCTCCTTTTTTGTAATAGATGTTGTCTTCAAAACCTACACGTACATGCCCGCCCATTGCTATTGCGTGAACAGCTAAAGGAAGTTCATATTTTCCAATTCCTGCCACGCTCCACGTACAATTTTCCGGGATTTTTGAGACTAAATAGACAAGATCAGAAACATCACCAGGTATTGCTCCAGGTACTCCCATTACAAAATCGAAATGTAAGGGAAGTTCCAGAATCCCCTTTTTCACAAGTTTTAGAGCGTTTTCTATCATACCTCTTTCGAACACTTCTATTTCCGGCTTTATGTTTCTTTTTTTCATCTCAATTGCAAACTTTTCTATATATTCTTCTGGATTCATGAAAACATCATTTCCAAAGTTACATGTTCCAGCAGATAATGTGGCCATTTCAGGATTTGTTAAAAGAGGTTGCATTCTTTCTTCAAATGTATGCCATGTGGCCCCTCCTGTAGAAGGTTGAAAGATTATATTACATTTTTTTTCTATTTTTTCCTTTATCTCTTTGTATATTTCATAAGATTGGGTAGGAGTTCCATCTGCCAATCTTGCGTGTATGTGAGCGATTGAAGCACCAGCAAGATAGCATTTATAAACTTCTTCGGCGATTTCATCGGGAGTTACAGGAAGATTCGGTTGTTTTTCCTTTGTTACTTCGGCACCTGTTACAGCAACAGTTATTATTAATTTTTCCATATCTTTCACCTCTTTCTTTGTTTTTCAAGAGGTACCACGCAGGTGCCGCTTGCTTTACAAACTATGATAGGTTTTTCTAAAACCTCTGCGGCACTGTCATTTATATCAGGTCTTGCAGTGATAACTTTTTTTGCTTCAAATACCATTTTTCTGGAGGTTCTACCAACCTCCACTATTTCACCGGTTACTTCTATAAAGTCTCCAGCATAAACTGGTGCCAAAAATTCTATATTATCATATGCTCTAAATAGTCCTTCGTCTCCGTCATGTCTTATTAAAAGTTCTGTTGCAACGTCTCCAAAAAGCTGGAGAATTTTTGCTCCATCAACGAGATTTCCCCCATAATGTGCATCAGCAGTGCTCATTCTAACTCGAATCAGTGCTTTCATAGTAAACCTCCTTTATTCAAATGTTTTAATTTCATCCAGGATTATTAATTCAGCTTCAGTTAAAGACAAAACTTCTTCTACAGAAGTGCCTTTGTATATTTCTTTTAGTAATAAACCATTTTCTGTAGGTTCTATCACTGCAAGTTCAGTTACAATCAAGTCGACTTTCCGTATAGAAGTTAGTGGTAAAATACATTCTTTCACAATTTTAGGTTTTCCTTTTGCTGTATGCGTCATGGCAACTATAACTCTTTTTGCGCCAGTAACTAAATCCATTGCTCCACCCATTCCAGGTATCATTTTCCCTGGAATCATCCAGTTTGCAAGTCTTCCTTTCTGGTCAACTTGAAGTCCTCCCAAAACTGTTACATCAAGGTGTTTCCCTCTTATAAGGCCGAATGAAAAAGCACTATCAAATACCATTGCTCCTGGCAAAGCTGTGACAAAGCCACTACCAGCGTTAGTTAAATCTTTATTTTCCATGCCTGGAATGGGTTCGGGTCCCATTCCAAGAATTCCGTTTTCGGACTGGAAAAATATTTTCACATTTTCAGGTATATAATTCGCAACTAACGTAGGAAGACCTATTCCTAAATTAACAAGGTAACCGTCTTTCAGTTCTTTTGCAACTCTTCTGGCTATTCTTTTTTTCTCTTCCATATTATCAACTCCTTACAATATAATCAATTAGAACACCGGGAGTTATAATTTCATCAGGTGCAATACTACCAACAGGAACTATTTCTTCCACTTCTGCAATGACTATGTCAGCAGCCATTGCCATTATTGGGTTAAAATTACGTGCTGTTAAAGAATACACAAGATTTCCATAATAATCCGCTTTTTTGGCTTTTATTAAGGCGATTTTAGCTTTTAATGGAAGTTCCAGCAGGTACTTTTGGTTATTTATTTCAATAATTTGTTTTCCTTTTTCAACGATTGTTCCAACACCTGTGGGTGTTAGTATTCCTCCCAATCCATACCCGGCTGCTCGAATGCGTTCTGCAAGTGTACCCTGTGGGACAAGCTCAACCTCTAATAATCCTTCTATCATTTGTTTTTGAGTTTCAGGGTTTGTACCAATGTGGGAAACAATCGCTTTTTTTATTTTTTGTTTTACGATAAGTTTCCCAATCCCCCTTTCAGGAAAAGCGGTATCATTTGCTATCAAAGTGAGATCTTTTATTTCTGAATCACAAAGAGCATCTATCAAAGATTCTGGGGTGCCTACGCCAAGAAAACCTCCCACCATTAAAATATCACCGTTTTCCATAAAGTCGATTATTTCACTGGACTCAATAATCTTCATGCTTTTTCCTCCTTATAAATAGAAGCTTGCTATCACAATGTTAACAGAAAAGTTATTGACTTGCAAAACTCGTTTTTGATGGATAAAAATGTTTAAACTTGAACAATAAATCCTATTTTATTTTAAATCTTTTATGCGCATTTTTAAGATAACATTTGCAAAAAAGGAGTAATTTATGTTAAAATATCGTCGTCCTCATACGCATAATAAAGGAGTGTGAAGATGAAGAAGCTATTTATTGTATTTGCATTAGCTGTGGTAACACTTTACGGTTTTGGTAATTATTTTGTAATTAATTATTATGTCAAACCGGGGGATACACTTTATCTAATTTCTCAGCGTTTTTCTGTATCACCATCAATAATCCTTGATTGGAATGATGTTGACCCTTATAAGTTGAAAATAGGTCAATTATTAAAAATTCCACAACCTCCTGGAATTTTATATGAAGTTAAACAAGGAGACACTCTTTATGATATATCAAAGAGGTTTTTCACGACTGTATCGTATATAAAAAAGGTAAACAATTTAAAGAGTGATTTTATATATGTAGGTCAAAAGTTATTTGTGGCACTTGATGGAATAGGGTTGGCCTTCAACGTTAATGGCAATATGTTTATGTGGCCAATATATGGTGTAATTTCATCTAATTATGGCTGGAGGGTGCACCCGATTTACAAACGTAAGTCTTTCCACACAGGTGTTGATATAAGTGCGCCTGAGGGTACGCCTATATTTTCTGGCACCGATGGAGTTGTAAAACTTGCGGGTGAATATGGTGGTTATGGATTGGCTGTTGTCGTATCCTATGGAAAATATGATATAGTTTACGGACATATGTCTAAGGTTTCAGTGTACAAAGGGCAAAAAGTGTCAAAAGGAGAGCTTCTTGGGCGTGTAGGTTCTACTGGTATTAGCACAGGACCACATGTTCATTTTGAAGTTAGAATAAAAGGAAAACATACCAATCCATTTGTTTATCTACCTCCAAGCAACAGAATATATGTGTTACGTGAAGGAACGGTAAATCTCGGTGGTGAATAATTTGAGCGTTTCTAAGGTTTTTTATGAAAAAGTTTTGAGGTTAAAATCAAAAGAGGAGTTAGAAAAGATTGAAGAAACTCTTTTTGACGAAGAGTTTTTTAATTATTATTTTATAGATAATTTTGAAGGAATTTTCCTTGTCCTTGTTTCAAAAGAACAAAGAATTTTAGACGTTCTGGTGCAAAAACTTCTAAAGTACGCTGATTTTGTAGAAAATCGTGTTACCTCAAGTGATGAGTGGATAAAGAATATAATTAGAGAACCATTTGAATTTATTGACGGTGTATGGATAGATCCTGATTTTCACGAAATTAACACGTCTGGCATTGTGATTAAACTTACTCCTGGTTTGGCATTTGGAACTGGTCTGCACGATACCACAAAGCTTGCGGCTGAATTGCTAAGAAAGTATTTAAAGCCAGGTGATGTTGTTCTGGATCTTGGATGTGGCAGTGGGATATTATCTATACTTGCAAAAAAAATGGGAGCAGGCAGAGTAGTGGCTGTGGATAACGACCCGTTAGCAGTCGAAGTTGCAAAAGAAAATGCGAAAAAGAATGGAGTTGACATTGAAATAAGGCAATCAGATCTTTTTTCAAATGTCACCGGCAAGTTTGATTTGATTATTTCCAACATAATTGCAGAGATCCTTTTGAAAGTTCTTGAACAGGTGAAAGATTTCTTAAATTTTAATGGAAAAGTGATATTCTCTGGAATAGTGGATTCAAAAGTTGATTTATTTACGCAGCAAAAAGTTGTAGAACACCGGAGGAAAAATGAATGGAACGCTTTAGTGATAAAGTTTTAATAAAAATAGCTCAAATACAGCTTGGAAGAGAAGCTGAAAATATTTATCAAGTAATAGTTGTTTGTTCATATGGTTATCCGGTAGTTGTTAAGAGCCTTCCATTAAAAGATAATAAACCTTTTCCAACTCTACATTATTTAACCTGCCCATTTTTAAGAAAAGAAATATCAAAACTTGAGGAAAAAGGTTTAGTAAAAGTGCTTGAGGAAAAAATTCAAACAAATTTAGAATTTAAAAAGCAATTGTTTTCAGCCCATGAAAAAGTGAAAAAGGAAAGAGCTGAATTGCTTACAAAAGAATTTGGTAATACCATATGGAAAGAAGTACTGAACAAAGTGGGAACAGGTGGATTAAAAGACTGGACAAAAGTAAAATGCCTGCATTTACACACCGCTGATTTTTTGGCAGGTATAAATAACCCGGTGGGGAAAGAAGTTATAAATTTACTGAAGAAAATTGAATGCGAAAATATTTATTGCCGGCGTTTGATTCAGGAGGATTTAATGTGAAAATAAAAATAATAGTTCCAGGAAAACTTTCAAAACATTTAAAAAGTGCAGTGGATTTCTATATAAAGCGTTTGAAACGTTTTGCAAAACTGGAAATAATATATACTAAACTTGGGGGGGATTTAAATGTAATGGACAGTAAAACAATATTGAATAAAGAAGCTCAAAATATTTTGAACGCTATTGGAAAAGCCGATTTTATACTGCTGGATTTACATGGTGAAAAAGTAACGAGCGAACAATTTGCAAGAATGATAGAAACTGACCGTTTGAAAGGTAATATGACGTTTGTTATAGGTGGTCCTTTAGGTGTGAGCGAATTGTTAAGAGACCAGGCAAAAAGGAGAATTTCGCTTTCAGACTTAACTTTTACACATGAGCTTGCTTTACTCATTTTACTTGAACAAATTTTCAGAGGGTTTAAAATTATTATGAATGAAAAATATCATTATTAGAGAAAATGAAAATCAATTAATTTCTGGTAATCGGGAGGGACGAGCAATAGTGAAAATTTATGTTGCAACCACTAACTTACATAAAGTAGAGGAGATAAGAAGAATACTTCATACCATAGATGTGCAGCTTGAAGTTGTTCCAAAAAAAGTTCTAGTGGAAGAAGATGGTGAAAGTTTTTTTGAGAATTCTATAAAGAAGGCGTATTATTATGGAACAATTCTCAATCTCCCCGTTGTAGCGGATGACTCTGGACTTGTAATAGACTCACTTGGCGGCTTTCCCGGGGTTAAAAGTGCCAGATTTTTAGAAGGGAAAAGTTATAAAGAAAAAATGTTGGCAATTCTTGAAAAACTTAAATCTTGCTCAAGGCGTAATGCTCGTTTTGTATGTGTGGCAACTTTTTTTGACCCTGAACAAGGAATACTCCTATCGGCTGAAGGGGTAATTGAAGGTAGGATCGCTGAAAAAATAATGGGA
This window encodes:
- the kamD gene encoding lysine 5,6-aminomutase subunit alpha codes for the protein MKSKLGLDFEKVKRAKELARKIAVGVNEFVIPRSTVSIERTICRFLGIDGVNEEGIPLPNIVVDHIKEEGALENGSAFYIGNAIIETNLTPQEIAEKIAEKKLNIVKLKLNSPDKIRETLEPFVNTMINRILKNKQKRAEMLKEIGEGSQPYLYVIVATGNIYEDVVQAKAAARQGADIIAVIRSTAQSLLDYVPYGPTTEGFGGTYATQENFKIMRKALDEVSYEVGRYIRQVNYASGLCMPEIAAMGAMERLDVMLNDALYGILFRDINMQRTMIDQFFSRVINGFAGIIINTGEDNYLTTADAYKEAHTVLASQLINEQLALMAGIPEEQMGLGHAFEMDPDIENGFLYELAQAQMAREIFPKAPLKYMPPTKYMTGNIFKGLVQDAMFNVISIWTNQGIQLLGMLTEAIHTPFMSDRYLAIETAKYIFNNMRNIGDEIIFKPGGVIQKRAQQVLNEAIELLEKMAEEGLFKALEHGVFANIKRELHGGKGLDGVFLKGKYYFNPFLEKMLGEGVEL
- the kamC gene encoding lysine 5,6-aminomutase reactivase ATPase KamC, producing the protein MSKLDIFESAGIDFIIKNLDISSPITQRYIRSKKFKSVIKSQKKIQKHLNAISKVLDAEEKYIQNIKLSLSHLPDIHTTIERLINKNILDEIELFEIKVFSIYIQEITITLRRAKLYRTFPFPDLEKVIEILDPEGLRIPTFYIYSAYSKELLEIRKKKDITNDEKELTEILQREKELESQICHKLSAELEKYAINLLKSYNLVIFLDLTIAKSFLTKKLNLTKPEFSKDNSIYLEKLFNPEISENLKKLNLKFQPINITLKPGVQAITGANMGGKTVLLKTIALCQLLFQMGFFVPAQKAILPLYDEITLLSGDFQSISSGLSSYASEMIIINSIYKKLKKGKVMLVLLDEPARTTNPTEGKAIVSALLNLFSKNNSCTVITTHFDGAIPENVRHLRVKGLKELNKKITLKTIQKYFDYSIEEVNNNENIPKEAIKIARILGIDKDIIKEAEEVLRYEK
- the kamB gene encoding lysine 5,6-aminomutase reactivase subunit KamB; this encodes MLASILKHNVISIVGLAKNTGKTETFNFLLKYLSCKGIKLGITSIGIDGEEKDQVTYTPKPNIYIQKNIFFATTEKFYRQKSFLSEIFHVTSRTTATGRIVVAKALEKGKIILAGPTTKNWLNEIVNTLFSFKCEKILIDGALSRLTSASPLISEAVVLATGASLSLNEDEIIKKTLHLLHLMSLPVTEHFNLLKDLSEGVWGLGEKTIKLAESALRFEPTSLIENFKIIYVSGILTNNFITKLMKTKNVKEVVIEDFTRIFCSREKILNFESHGKTIKVLKKPNVVMITINPVSPYGYKIDDNYVISKLKEKTSIPIINVRKVDPECQN
- a CDS encoding MaoC family dehydratase; translation: MKYDDLKIGQTYETTRKITSDDVITFAELTGDKNPLHIDEEYAKKTTFGKRISHGMLVLGFLSSVLGMEFPGPGTIYMSQSAKFLKPVFVGETIKIKLEVIKKDDNKKRALLKTTVLKENGEIAIDGEALLSLKNL
- the kamA gene encoding lysine 2,3-aminomutase, whose product is MRHFKDIPLWKNVTDEEWNDWRWQLRNRIMDVDTLKQVINLTPEEENGIRHSLKTLRMAITPYYASLMDPDNPKCPIRRQAVPTVKELEVSAWDMVDPLHEDEDSPVPGLTHRYPDRVLFLITDMCSMYCRHCTRRRFAGQHDKSRSKKEIDDAIEYIKETPEVRDVLLSGGDALLVGKDMLEYILKELRNIPHVEIIRIGTRAPVVLPQIITEELVNMLKKYHPIWINTHFNHPEEITPESSKACEMLADAGIPLGNQSVLLRGVNDSPYIMLELVHKLVKIRVRPYYLYQCDLSQGIAHFRTSIGKGLRIIESLIGHTSGFCVPTFVVDAPGGGGKIRLMPEYMVSYSDKTVILRNYEGVIVAYHEPDDTESDVDDSKYREKYKLTGIAALYEGKSITIEPAQLARRERIKKWREKKE
- the kdd gene encoding L-erythro-3,5-diaminohexanoate dehydrogenase; protein product: MQKIEKGCPYGTHRVIEPKGSLPQSAYKIDNSMEIFSNEILIDVLTLNVDSASFTQIRDSCNDDIKCIEQTIFSIVKERGKLQNPVTGSGGMLIGIVAEIGKDIQDKNLNVGDKIATLVSLSLTPLKIERIKNINLGTDQVDIEGKAILFETGIYAKLPDDIPEKLALAVLDVAGAPAQVNKLVKPGMTVSIIGGGGKSGVLCAYQAMKNVGKDGKVIVIEYSEENAKKIKELELAHEVIVADATKPMEIYQKINDITNGSLCDVTINNVNVPGTEMASILITKDEGIIYFFSMATSFTRAALGAEGIGKDVMMIIGNGYTKGHAELSLNILRESQKIRKLFEEKYC
- the kce gene encoding 3-keto-5-aminohexanoate cleavage enzyme; the encoded protein is MEKLIITVAVTGAEVTKEKQPNLPVTPDEIAEEVYKCYLAGASIAHIHARLADGTPTQSYEIYKEIKEKIEKKCNIIFQPSTGGATWHTFEERMQPLLTNPEMATLSAGTCNFGNDVFMNPEEYIEKFAIEMKKRNIKPEIEVFERGMIENALKLVKKGILELPLHFDFVMGVPGAIPGDVSDLVYLVSKIPENCTWSVAGIGKYELPLAVHAIAMGGHVRVGFEDNIYYKKGELASSNAQLVERIVRIAKELGREIATPDEARKILNIKR
- the kal gene encoding 3-aminobutyryl-CoA ammonia lyase; translated protein: MKALIRVRMSTADAHYGGNLVDGAKILQLFGDVATELLIRHDGDEGLFRAYDNIEFLAPVYAGDFIEVTGEIVEVGRTSRKMVFEAKKVITARPDINDSAAEVLEKPIIVCKASGTCVVPLEKQRKR
- a CDS encoding 3-oxoacid CoA-transferase subunit B, whose protein sequence is MEEKKRIARRVAKELKDGYLVNLGIGLPTLVANYIPENVKIFFQSENGILGMGPEPIPGMENKDLTNAGSGFVTALPGAMVFDSAFSFGLIRGKHLDVTVLGGLQVDQKGRLANWMIPGKMIPGMGGAMDLVTGAKRVIVAMTHTAKGKPKIVKECILPLTSIRKVDLIVTELAVIEPTENGLLLKEIYKGTSVEEVLSLTEAELIILDEIKTFE